From Butyricimonas paravirosa, one genomic window encodes:
- a CDS encoding LytR/AlgR family response regulator transcription factor, with amino-acid sequence MNNLKVAIIEDEVPAARLLHSMLRRLRPAWEVMVLPGSVEEAVQWFAENPHPDLLFLDIQLSDGDSFNFLTSARPSSVIIFTTAYDQYAIRAFTVNSVDYILKPVDEKRLLEAIVKYETLVAANTSPENGYLDVILDSLRHREKAYRTRFLIAGGERFRPLEVSDVAYFYSENKITFAVTYTGQEHIVDLSLNKLVEQLDPDQFFRANRQVLLCVKAISHVEPYFNGRIVVFVKPSYKSQIIISEEKITAFKLWLNF; translated from the coding sequence ATGAATAATTTGAAAGTAGCCATTATTGAAGATGAGGTGCCGGCAGCCCGTTTGCTACACTCCATGCTCCGGCGATTGCGTCCCGCTTGGGAGGTTATGGTTTTGCCGGGGAGCGTGGAAGAGGCGGTGCAATGGTTTGCCGAGAACCCGCATCCAGATTTATTGTTTCTGGATATTCAGTTATCGGATGGAGATTCGTTCAATTTTCTGACATCTGCTCGCCCTTCTTCCGTGATTATTTTTACCACGGCTTATGATCAGTACGCGATTCGGGCTTTCACGGTAAATAGTGTAGACTATATCCTGAAACCCGTGGATGAGAAACGTTTGCTTGAGGCGATCGTGAAATATGAAACACTGGTTGCTGCAAATACATCTCCGGAAAACGGTTACTTGGATGTTATCCTCGATAGTCTCCGGCATCGGGAGAAAGCCTATCGTACTCGCTTTCTCATTGCGGGAGGGGAGCGTTTCCGTCCGTTGGAAGTGAGTGACGTGGCTTATTTCTATTCCGAGAATAAAATCACATTTGCGGTGACCTATACCGGGCAGGAACATATTGTTGACCTTTCTTTGAATAAGTTGGTGGAACAATTGGACCCAGATCAGTTCTTTCGAGCTAATCGACAAGTATTGCTTTGCGTGAAAGCTATTAGTCATGTGGAACCTTATTTTAATGGTCGAATTGTGGTTTTCGTGAAACCATCCTATAAATCACAGATTATTATTAGCGAGGAAAAGAT
- a CDS encoding TolC family protein — translation MKKIFVLGCMLAGAFTVSAQQSSLLEKYRNMALEYNHDLKAAEKNISVSMELEKSARADLKPKVEAGGNFQYTGNPMELSADVPSLGRSVGFKGKNMKYGVSMSLMQPLYTGGRVLETIRMAQSRQAVAAQQAEVVKNAVCYQTDIQYWNTVARQEIVGVATDFRNSMSSLVKTIRERVDAGLVDPQDLLMAEVQLNEAEYRLLQAKSSFETGRMALNSIIGLELSNPTMIEENVPLLLVEDSVLRGNGSNRPEIRMAEEQVRMAESALRVNDAQYKPQVYVGVDGSYSSPGYNFRTDMDPNYVAYAKVSIPVFEWGKRRSEKRASRGQVGMASDQLNRVKDNVALEVQTARLNLLQALEQVKLTGNSLEKAKENETKALERYGEGKTSILEVIDAQTYRENSQLNYVQAKTEAQSYYSGLIKALNAYESL, via the coding sequence ATGAAAAAGATATTTGTATTAGGTTGTATGCTGGCGGGTGCGTTTACCGTGTCCGCCCAACAAAGCTCTCTTCTTGAGAAATACCGGAACATGGCTTTGGAATATAACCATGATCTCAAGGCTGCGGAAAAGAATATTTCGGTGAGTATGGAACTGGAGAAATCCGCCCGTGCCGATTTGAAGCCGAAAGTGGAGGCGGGAGGAAATTTTCAGTACACGGGGAATCCCATGGAACTATCGGCAGATGTGCCTTCGTTGGGGCGTTCCGTGGGATTTAAGGGGAAAAATATGAAATACGGGGTGTCGATGTCGCTCATGCAACCGCTTTATACCGGGGGACGGGTGCTTGAAACGATTCGGATGGCCCAGTCACGGCAAGCCGTGGCGGCACAACAGGCGGAGGTGGTGAAGAATGCCGTGTGTTACCAGACGGATATTCAGTATTGGAACACGGTGGCCCGGCAGGAGATCGTGGGTGTGGCCACGGATTTTCGAAATTCGATGTCCTCGTTGGTAAAAACGATCCGGGAGAGGGTGGATGCCGGGTTGGTGGACCCGCAGGATTTATTGATGGCGGAGGTGCAACTGAACGAGGCGGAGTACCGTCTGTTGCAGGCAAAGAGTAGTTTCGAGACGGGGCGTATGGCTTTGAATTCGATTATTGGGCTAGAGTTGTCTAACCCGACCATGATAGAAGAGAATGTTCCTTTATTGCTGGTTGAGGATTCGGTTCTTCGGGGAAACGGGAGTAATCGGCCGGAGATCAGGATGGCCGAGGAACAGGTGAGGATGGCGGAAAGTGCGTTGCGAGTGAATGATGCGCAGTATAAGCCACAGGTCTATGTCGGGGTTGACGGGAGTTATTCTTCTCCGGGGTATAACTTCCGCACGGATATGGACCCGAATTACGTGGCGTATGCGAAAGTATCCATCCCGGTGTTTGAGTGGGGAAAGCGGCGAAGTGAGAAGAGAGCTTCCCGGGGGCAAGTCGGTATGGCTTCCGATCAGTTGAACCGGGTGAAAGACAACGTGGCACTGGAAGTACAGACGGCACGGCTGAATTTGTTACAGGCACTAGAACAGGTGAAATTGACAGGAAATTCGTTGGAGAAGGCCAAAGAAAATGAGACGAAAGCGTTGGAGCGGTATGGGGAGGGAAAAACGTCTATATTGGAAGTGATCGATGCTCAAACCTATCGGGAAAATTCGCAACTTAATTACGTGCAGGCTAAGACGGAGGCGCAGAGCTATTATTCCGGGTTAATAAAAGCCTTGAACGCGTACGAATCTTTGTAA
- a CDS encoding sensor histidine kinase codes for MNKKLDILLYAGLFSGLGVFSYLLLVSYSGFSPLVQEELYSFGACLFCILAFNILGYFTMRISSWLNVSYALNIRRRWRIVVIYLLVMLMFFLLNYGLLVSAKLLAGASHPFTFYGGGKFVLVLVWLVELVILGLLLAFRAIREMLRLQQHTAALQEENNTARYVALQNQVNPHFLFNSLNTLIAEIEYNPRNAVEFTRNLSNVYRYVLQCQDKTLVTLGDELDFLDAFLFLHKVRLGDCITCDIEVPDDCWERMVPPLTLQLLAENVIKHNSISTTHPMRIAIWVDENFLVVSNLVHPRKDVQSSGIGLQNLANRCKLITGKEIEIVDKLGAFTVKIPFADE; via the coding sequence ATGAATAAGAAACTGGATATTTTGCTGTATGCCGGATTGTTTTCCGGGTTGGGGGTATTTTCATATCTCCTGTTAGTGAGTTATTCCGGTTTTTCACCATTGGTACAGGAAGAGTTGTATTCTTTCGGGGCTTGTCTGTTCTGTATTCTTGCATTCAATATTTTAGGGTATTTCACCATGCGTATCAGCTCGTGGCTGAACGTGAGCTACGCTTTGAATATCCGGAGAAGGTGGAGGATCGTTGTGATTTACCTGTTGGTGATGTTGATGTTCTTTTTGCTGAACTATGGTTTACTGGTTTCGGCTAAGTTACTGGCGGGGGCATCGCATCCTTTTACTTTCTATGGCGGGGGAAAGTTCGTACTGGTTCTCGTTTGGTTGGTGGAATTAGTTATCTTGGGGTTATTGCTGGCTTTCAGGGCTATACGAGAGATGTTGCGGTTGCAGCAACATACTGCGGCTTTGCAGGAAGAGAATAATACGGCGCGGTACGTGGCTTTGCAGAATCAAGTGAATCCGCATTTCCTGTTTAATAGTCTCAACACGCTGATTGCCGAGATCGAGTATAATCCTCGTAATGCTGTGGAGTTTACCCGGAATCTTTCGAATGTTTATCGTTACGTGTTGCAATGTCAGGATAAGACTCTTGTGACGTTGGGAGATGAACTAGATTTTCTGGATGCTTTCCTGTTTTTGCATAAAGTGAGATTGGGAGATTGTATTACCTGCGATATTGAAGTGCCGGATGATTGCTGGGAACGGATGGTGCCGCCGCTGACGTTGCAATTACTGGCGGAGAACGTGATCAAGCATAATTCGATTTCTACCACTCATCCGATGAGGATTGCCATTTGGGTTGATGAGAATTTTCTGGTAGTGAGTAATTTGGTTCACCCTAGGAAGGATGTCCAGTCTTCCGGAATCGGGCTTCAGAATCTGGCAAACCGCTGTAAGTTGATTACAGGTAAAGAGATAGAAATAGTTGATAAATTAGGTGCATTTACAGTAAAAATACCTTTTGCTGATGAATAA
- a CDS encoding efflux RND transporter permease subunit — protein sequence MKLVKYFLQKKSLTILLLLLVLFGGLFAYVKMGKLEDAPFTIKQALVLTPYPGASPSEVQTQVTDVLEESIQSLGELYYLKTENRAGLSKITVYVKKEIRADEMQQLWDKLRRKVSDVQGKLPAGAGPSVVNDDFGDVLGVFYGLTGMGHTYRELEDQAKLIKNEILKVKDVAKVEIYGVQTPTIDVKISPSVMALSGITTADIARAFEGQNKVVDAGGIDVGENRVRIESTGNFYSLDDIRNLTIVSKGGEHFRLADIAEIEEAYQTPASNMMRVNGEPAIGIAISTVPTGNVVDMAEAVKEKIDWFASEMPEGYALSCIYDQGYESAVANRGFIVNLIVSVLTVVAILLFFIGFKNGLLIGSGLVFSIFATLIVMFADGIALQRMSLAAIIIAMGMLVDNAIVVSDSALVNMQRGMRKRTAIMRACSATALPLLAATVIAILTFMPIYYSPHITGELLSSMVVVIGVSLMFSWVFALTQTPFFIQEFVRRPRPDELTAELFTGKWYDRFRRSLRVVIRRKYVVVGCLVVMLCVSAWSFRFIPKVFVPSLDKQYFTVDMWLPEGTRIEETDRVADDMADYVSTYHEMEMVSAFVGRTPPRYYLSNVSFGPQSNYAQLLIKCRTSSESRQLYAVLQDSLPAKYPEAFIKVNSFELSPLNEALIEARFLGPDPAVLDSLVGVAVDIMRRNPKVADARNEWGSMAMMIRPVYDPVKAGALGITKADMMQSVKSIQDGVTVGVYRDDEKKVPVLLKSAGANITNAEALGNFSVWNGVNSAPLSQVTERIETTWEFPQMRTYNRQLSMAAMCGVKPGTTMAEVHGEIRAEVEKIQLPEGYTFFWDAQFKDQKEAIQAIVMYFPLAFLLLVVILVALFGNFRQPIIILCVLPLSLIGVAVGMLLTGFDFGFFPIAGWLGLLGMIIKNVIVLIDEINVQHGNGVDLYTCIVEATVVRTRPVLMAATTTIFGMVPLLFDIAFGGMAATIIFGLTFATLLTLFVTPALYAIFYNVKENQR from the coding sequence ATGAAACTGGTTAAATATTTTTTACAGAAAAAGTCTCTGACCATCCTGTTGCTTTTGCTTGTGCTGTTCGGGGGATTGTTCGCTTACGTGAAAATGGGGAAACTGGAAGATGCCCCGTTCACGATCAAACAGGCTTTGGTGCTTACCCCTTATCCGGGAGCCTCTCCATCGGAAGTGCAGACGCAGGTGACCGACGTGTTGGAGGAATCCATACAGTCGTTGGGGGAACTCTATTATTTGAAGACGGAGAATCGGGCCGGGCTGTCAAAAATCACGGTTTACGTGAAGAAAGAGATCCGGGCGGATGAGATGCAGCAACTTTGGGATAAACTCCGGAGAAAAGTGAGTGATGTACAGGGAAAACTACCGGCAGGAGCTGGGCCTTCTGTCGTGAATGATGATTTCGGGGATGTGTTGGGTGTTTTCTATGGGCTGACGGGAATGGGACATACCTACCGGGAACTGGAGGATCAGGCGAAGTTAATCAAGAATGAGATTCTCAAGGTGAAGGATGTTGCCAAGGTCGAGATATATGGGGTACAGACCCCGACGATTGATGTGAAAATCAGTCCTTCGGTGATGGCACTTAGCGGTATCACGACCGCGGATATTGCCCGTGCTTTCGAGGGACAGAATAAAGTGGTGGATGCCGGGGGGATAGATGTCGGGGAGAATCGGGTACGTATAGAGTCAACCGGGAATTTCTATTCGTTGGATGATATTCGGAATCTGACCATTGTTTCTAAAGGCGGGGAGCATTTCCGGCTGGCGGATATTGCCGAAATCGAGGAAGCCTACCAGACGCCGGCTTCCAATATGATGCGTGTGAACGGGGAACCCGCTATCGGAATTGCTATTTCTACGGTTCCGACGGGGAACGTGGTGGATATGGCCGAGGCGGTAAAAGAAAAGATAGATTGGTTTGCATCCGAGATGCCTGAAGGATATGCTCTTTCCTGCATTTATGATCAAGGGTACGAGTCTGCCGTGGCAAATCGGGGGTTCATTGTCAACCTGATCGTTTCCGTGCTGACTGTCGTGGCGATATTACTCTTCTTTATCGGTTTTAAAAACGGGTTGTTGATCGGCAGTGGGTTGGTGTTTTCCATTTTTGCCACGTTGATCGTGATGTTTGCTGACGGGATTGCCTTACAGCGTATGTCTTTGGCCGCGATTATCATTGCCATGGGTATGCTGGTAGATAATGCGATCGTGGTATCGGACTCCGCGTTGGTGAATATGCAACGGGGGATGCGCAAGCGGACAGCCATTATGAGGGCTTGCTCTGCAACGGCTTTGCCATTATTAGCCGCAACGGTTATTGCTATCCTGACTTTTATGCCGATTTATTATTCACCGCATATTACGGGGGAATTGCTGTCTTCGATGGTTGTTGTGATCGGGGTGTCATTGATGTTTAGTTGGGTATTTGCCCTCACGCAAACGCCGTTCTTCATACAGGAATTTGTGCGTCGTCCACGTCCGGATGAGTTGACGGCAGAGTTGTTTACCGGTAAATGGTATGATCGTTTCCGACGCTCGTTGCGGGTGGTGATCCGTCGTAAATATGTGGTGGTGGGTTGTCTTGTGGTTATGCTTTGCGTGTCGGCGTGGAGTTTCCGGTTTATCCCGAAAGTTTTCGTGCCTTCGTTGGATAAACAATATTTCACGGTCGATATGTGGTTGCCGGAAGGGACTCGTATTGAAGAAACTGATCGGGTGGCGGACGATATGGCTGATTATGTCAGTACTTATCACGAAATGGAGATGGTGTCGGCTTTCGTGGGGCGAACTCCGCCACGATATTATTTGTCGAACGTGTCATTCGGGCCTCAATCCAATTATGCTCAATTATTGATAAAATGTAGAACATCGTCGGAATCCCGTCAGCTATATGCTGTGTTACAAGATTCTCTCCCGGCGAAATACCCGGAGGCATTTATCAAGGTGAATAGTTTCGAATTGAGCCCGTTGAACGAGGCGTTGATTGAAGCTCGTTTTCTGGGACCGGACCCGGCGGTGCTGGATTCTTTGGTGGGTGTTGCCGTGGATATTATGCGTCGCAATCCGAAAGTGGCGGATGCCCGTAACGAGTGGGGAAGTATGGCGATGATGATTCGTCCGGTGTATGATCCCGTGAAGGCTGGAGCCTTGGGGATCACGAAGGCGGATATGATGCAGTCTGTGAAATCCATTCAAGATGGGGTGACGGTTGGCGTGTACCGGGACGACGAGAAGAAAGTACCTGTGTTGTTGAAATCTGCCGGGGCGAATATTACGAATGCCGAGGCTTTGGGTAATTTCTCCGTGTGGAACGGGGTGAATTCTGCCCCGCTGTCGCAAGTGACGGAACGGATTGAAACCACGTGGGAGTTCCCGCAGATGCGGACGTATAATCGGCAGTTGTCCATGGCCGCCATGTGCGGGGTGAAACCGGGTACTACTATGGCGGAAGTACACGGGGAGATCCGGGCAGAAGTTGAGAAAATACAACTCCCTGAGGGATATACATTCTTTTGGGATGCTCAATTCAAGGATCAAAAGGAGGCCATACAGGCCATCGTGATGTATTTCCCGTTGGCATTTCTGTTGCTTGTTGTCATTCTGGTGGCCTTGTTCGGAAACTTCCGGCAACCAATCATTATTCTTTGCGTGTTACCTTTATCACTGATTGGCGTGGCTGTCGGGATGTTGCTCACGGGATTTGATTTCGGGTTCTTCCCTATTGCGGGGTGGCTGGGATTATTGGGTATGATTATTAAAAACGTGATTGTGTTGATTGACGAGATCAACGTGCAGCATGGGAACGGGGTGGACTTGTACACTTGTATCGTGGAGGCCACGGTTGTACGCACCCGTCCGGTTTTGATGGCTGCAACAACCACGATCTTCGGGATGGTTCCTTTGTTGTTTGATATTGCTTTTGGGGGAATGGCAGCCACGATTATTTTCGGGTTGACATTTGCCACGCTATTGACGCTGTTTGTTACCCCGGCTCTTTATGCCATATTCTATAATGTAAAAGAAAATCAACGATGA